From a region of the Thalassospira sp. TSL5-1 genome:
- the gshB gene encoding glutathione synthase — MSRIVAIQMDPVEHINIKGDSTFVMGLEALERGYQLYHYHPDDMFYDQGRVKAKVRPLVLRNEAGNHYDLGEARIIDLARETDVILMRQDPPFDMNYITATHLLEAIHPETFVVNHPGHVRNAPEKLFVTEFPDLMPPTMITRSLERIRDFRKQHKDLIIKPLFGNGGAGVFHIKPDDENIASLVELFAAQSREPLMVQAYVPAVRKGDKRIILVDGKPVGAINRVPADGEARSNMHVGGVAEKSMLTDRENEICERIGPELKKRDLIFVGIDVIGDYLTEINVTSPTGLQEINRFDGSKLEGLIWDAIETRLS; from the coding sequence ATGAGCCGTATTGTCGCCATCCAGATGGACCCGGTCGAACATATCAATATCAAGGGTGATTCAACCTTTGTAATGGGTCTTGAAGCACTTGAGCGTGGTTATCAGCTTTATCACTATCATCCCGACGACATGTTTTACGACCAGGGTCGCGTAAAGGCAAAAGTGCGCCCGCTGGTTCTGCGCAATGAAGCAGGCAATCATTATGATTTGGGTGAGGCCAGGATCATTGATCTGGCCCGTGAAACCGACGTGATCCTGATGCGCCAGGACCCGCCGTTTGACATGAACTATATCACGGCAACCCACTTGCTTGAGGCGATTCACCCGGAAACCTTCGTGGTCAATCACCCCGGTCATGTTCGGAATGCGCCGGAAAAGCTGTTTGTCACCGAATTTCCCGACCTGATGCCGCCTACCATGATCACCCGTTCGCTTGAGCGGATTCGTGATTTTCGCAAGCAGCACAAAGATCTGATCATAAAGCCGTTATTTGGCAATGGCGGCGCAGGCGTGTTTCATATCAAGCCCGATGATGAAAATATCGCCTCGCTTGTTGAACTGTTTGCCGCCCAATCACGCGAACCGCTGATGGTGCAGGCCTATGTGCCTGCCGTGCGCAAGGGTGATAAACGCATCATTCTGGTCGATGGCAAACCGGTAGGGGCGATTAACCGTGTACCGGCAGATGGCGAAGCACGCTCCAACATGCACGTTGGTGGCGTTGCCGAAAAATCGATGCTGACCGATCGCGAAAATGAAATTTGTGAACGGATCGGGCCGGAGCTTAAAAAGCGCGATCTGATTTTTGTCGGCATTGATGTGATTGGCGATTATCTGACCGAAATCAATGTGACATCACCTACCGGTCTTCAGGAAATCAACCGGTTTGATGGTTCCAAACTGGAAGGCCTGATTTGGGATGCCATTGAAACGCGCCTGTCCTAA
- a CDS encoding Dabb family protein: MIRHIVLVQVPYHADLAERDNVFALLKEIALKTPGMVAFSGGRNLEKDGLHQGFTHAFTIDFIDIAAKNDYLSSLDQNNTGNRLVKLAEGGLGGILVMNMEVDPAGPAESAEPTGAERPRKLQASWG; encoded by the coding sequence ATGATCCGTCATATTGTTTTGGTGCAGGTGCCCTATCATGCCGATCTGGCCGAAAGGGATAATGTTTTTGCATTACTTAAAGAAATTGCCCTGAAAACGCCCGGGATGGTGGCGTTTTCAGGGGGGCGAAATTTGGAAAAAGACGGCTTGCATCAAGGGTTCACCCATGCCTTTACCATCGATTTTATCGATATTGCCGCTAAAAATGACTACCTTTCCAGTCTTGATCAGAACAATACCGGCAATCGCTTGGTCAAATTGGCCGAAGGCGGGCTTGGCGGTATTTTGGTGATGAATATGGAAGTTGACCCGGCGGGCCCTGCTGAATCAGCTGAACCCACCGGAGCAGAACGGCCCCGAAAATTGCAGGCAAGCTGGGGTTAA
- a CDS encoding invasion associated locus B family protein, translated as MEKAVHRLVKSTVIGAIAMMVSVTSSSSAFAQNSPELIDVYNKWEAYTYTEKGKKVCYMGSQPTSAKGDYTKRGKIYVMVTHRPALKLFNEVSFITGYTYKKNSEVDVRVDSNRFKLFTYDDSAWAVNSEEDRKLVKAMKAGMKMTVVGYSSRDTKTTDTYSLSGFTDAYNAISKACNAKSVD; from the coding sequence ATGGAAAAAGCAGTACATCGTCTCGTCAAAAGCACCGTTATTGGCGCCATCGCCATGATGGTCTCCGTGACCAGCAGCAGTTCGGCCTTTGCGCAGAATTCCCCGGAATTGATCGACGTTTACAACAAGTGGGAAGCCTATACCTATACGGAAAAGGGCAAAAAAGTCTGTTACATGGGCAGCCAGCCAACATCGGCCAAAGGCGACTATACCAAGCGTGGCAAGATTTATGTGATGGTCACGCATCGCCCCGCCCTGAAACTGTTTAACGAAGTCAGTTTCATCACCGGCTATACCTATAAGAAAAACAGCGAAGTCGATGTGCGCGTCGATTCGAATCGTTTTAAACTGTTTACCTATGATGATTCAGCCTGGGCTGTTAACAGCGAAGAAGACCGCAAACTGGTCAAGGCCATGAAAGCCGGCATGAAAATGACCGTGGTGGGCTATTCATCGCGTGATACCAAAACAACCGATACTTATTCTCTTTCCGGTTTCACCGATGCCTATAACGCCATTTCAAAGGCTTGTAACGCAAAGTCCGTGGATTAA
- a CDS encoding alkaline phosphatase D family protein, which produces MNEARDETSGSWLAGPFLFGRGCHAGTARISALLVTGNDVSAPLLAPMGNGVVRPLKLAEKFGRIYWRYDFGLPQQAGAWYTLEGCHFPVCTDLDDDVRLAFVSCNGQEDGDLDRPIEDRNALWADLCDRHDAQPISLLLHGGDQIYADKVWHCHPDIAAFQHASNREKRAAVFTEAMADAALKFYLDHYLTIYSLPQIAYLMARVPSLMMWDDHDIFDGWGSHPGGFQQMDVPRGLFQAARYAFMLMQLCIAPDGTDMPDGLYDRTARSFGWRYDYPGFTVIAPDLRSERCRDALMGETGWQITEKMLAHVPDGNRILLMSSVPVIGPRLSVVEAALRIIPQAQKYEDDLRDQWQSRAHRREWCRFLELLEAVANEENHDITLLSGEIHLATRGIFEIRSRVIHQLVASGIAHQAPPALFARCLGFLAWLGENPLPGRPTRLRPLPGQNSVYVAERNYLLITRQKSRWRANWRLEKTGLGPDLEI; this is translated from the coding sequence ATGAACGAAGCACGTGACGAAACTTCTGGTTCCTGGCTGGCAGGGCCTTTTTTGTTTGGTCGCGGGTGCCATGCCGGAACAGCGCGAATTTCCGCCCTTCTTGTGACGGGCAACGATGTTTCAGCCCCGCTTTTGGCGCCAATGGGCAACGGGGTGGTTCGGCCGTTAAAGCTGGCGGAAAAATTTGGCCGGATTTACTGGCGCTATGATTTTGGCCTGCCCCAACAGGCCGGGGCCTGGTACACGCTTGAGGGCTGTCACTTCCCGGTTTGTACCGATCTGGATGATGATGTTCGCCTGGCGTTTGTGTCCTGCAATGGTCAGGAAGACGGCGATCTTGACCGCCCGATTGAGGATCGCAATGCCCTGTGGGCGGATTTGTGTGACCGTCATGATGCGCAGCCGATCTCCCTGCTGCTGCATGGCGGAGACCAGATTTATGCCGACAAGGTCTGGCACTGCCACCCCGATATTGCGGCCTTTCAACACGCCTCGAACCGGGAAAAGCGGGCTGCTGTTTTTACCGAGGCAATGGCCGATGCTGCTTTGAAATTTTATCTCGATCATTATCTGACCATCTATTCCCTGCCCCAGATTGCCTATCTGATGGCGCGGGTGCCGTCTTTGATGATGTGGGATGATCACGATATTTTTGATGGCTGGGGCAGCCATCCGGGCGGGTTTCAGCAAATGGATGTGCCGCGCGGCCTGTTTCAGGCGGCCCGTTATGCCTTCATGCTGATGCAGTTATGTATCGCACCTGATGGCACGGACATGCCCGATGGCCTGTATGATCGTACGGCCCGTTCCTTTGGCTGGCGCTATGATTATCCCGGTTTTACCGTGATTGCGCCAGATTTGCGGTCCGAACGGTGTCGCGATGCCCTGATGGGCGAAACGGGCTGGCAGATCACGGAAAAAATGCTGGCCCATGTGCCCGATGGCAACCGCATTTTGCTGATGTCGAGTGTGCCGGTAATTGGTCCGCGCCTGTCGGTGGTCGAGGCGGCTTTGCGCATTATCCCGCAAGCCCAGAAATACGAGGATGACCTGCGTGACCAATGGCAAAGCCGGGCCCATCGGCGGGAATGGTGCCGGTTTCTCGAATTGCTCGAAGCAGTCGCGAATGAAGAAAATCACGACATCACCCTGCTTTCGGGAGAAATTCATTTGGCAACGCGGGGGATTTTTGAAATCCGATCGCGGGTCATTCATCAATTGGTGGCATCGGGCATTGCCCATCAGGCGCCACCGGCTCTTTTTGCCCGCTGCCTTGGTTTTTTGGCCTGGCTGGGCGAAAATCCGCTGCCGGGCCGCCCGACACGGTTACGTCCCCTGCCCGGTCAGAACAGTGTTTATGTGGCGGAACGCAATTATTTGCTGATCACCCGGCAAAAATCACGCTGGCGGGCCAACTGGCGGCTTGAAAAGACCGGTCTGGGCCCGGATTTGGAAATTTGA
- a CDS encoding polymer-forming cytoskeletal protein, whose translation MKPEATGAKNDTSIARPEVTSASSPAEKPENTSEKRSEPRLFTQTRTKDEPAMSSKPHSTNFRPEIPKRPLEIPTRGSANRPSNPVSNNDGKKLTVGRDIRLSGEIGSCDILVVEGHVEAQINDCQRIEICDGGTFVGTVTVDEAEISGTFQGELNAHRVSITGTAEIQGSINYGSLQVASGARIKGSLDYVEGNDDPAHRQAPSAAITIPRKSDDS comes from the coding sequence TTGAAACCGGAAGCGACCGGCGCAAAGAATGATACTTCGATTGCCCGGCCTGAGGTAACATCGGCATCATCACCGGCAGAAAAACCGGAAAATACATCTGAAAAACGCAGCGAGCCGCGCCTGTTTACCCAGACGCGTACCAAGGATGAACCCGCAATGTCCAGCAAACCGCATTCTACCAATTTCCGCCCGGAAATCCCGAAACGTCCGTTGGAAATTCCGACCCGCGGCAGTGCTAACCGTCCCAGCAATCCGGTTTCCAACAATGACGGCAAAAAGCTGACGGTCGGGCGCGACATCCGCCTGTCCGGTGAAATCGGCTCGTGCGATATTCTGGTGGTTGAAGGCCATGTCGAAGCCCAGATCAATGATTGCCAGCGCATTGAAATTTGCGATGGCGGCACCTTTGTCGGCACGGTCACGGTTGATGAAGCCGAAATCAGCGGAACCTTCCAGGGCGAATTGAATGCCCACCGTGTTTCGATTACGGGAACCGCGGAAATCCAGGGTTCGATCAATTATGGCAGCCTGCAGGTTGCCAGTGGCGCACGCATCAAGGGCAGCCTTGATTATGTTGAAGGCAACGATGACCCGGCACATCGCCAGGCACCGTCTGCCGCCATCACCATTCCACGTAAAAGTGACGATTCCTGA
- a CDS encoding phosphoribosylpyrophosphate synthetase has product MNLSELQDNAVKHGFTHNFVCTEQGVQRDGDGPVYPVKDLRIVHSRSVDTGTDPGDDATIYMIEAKDGTKGTLIVPASFYADASKAKIIDQLLNRH; this is encoded by the coding sequence ATGAACCTGTCAGAGCTACAGGATAATGCCGTAAAACACGGTTTCACCCATAATTTTGTCTGTACCGAACAGGGCGTACAGCGCGATGGGGACGGCCCGGTTTACCCGGTCAAGGATTTGCGGATTGTTCACAGCAGAAGTGTGGATACCGGAACCGACCCCGGTGACGACGCCACGATTTACATGATCGAAGCCAAAGACGGTACCAAAGGCACCCTGATTGTCCCGGCAAGTTTTTATGCCGATGCAAGCAAGGCAAAAATCATCGATCAATTGCTAAACCGGCACTAG
- a CDS encoding YifB family Mg chelatase-like AAA ATPase, translated as MTAHVTTVAFAGIDTIAVDVQVQMASGLPAFTIVGLPDKAVSEARERVRSALSAMGLSLPPKRITINLAPADLQKEGSHFDLPIALGLLAVMDVISLEDVSSWVVLGELGLDGSISPVGGVLPAAMEAAGRDCGIICPKRNGSEALWAGELDILAAPSLISLINHFKGSQILPWPVAVTAPVFLEDQPDLRDIKGQESAKRALEIAAAGGHNLLMNGPPGSGKSMLAARLPGLLPDLSATEALESTVIHSVSGMLPEGGLVRRRPYRTPHHSASMPALVGGGHRVRPGEISLAHHGVLFLDELPEFQRNVLDALRQPLETGQVSVARANAHVTYPARVQLVAAMNPCRCGYLGDENMACSRAPRCGEDYQNRLSGPLIDRFDIQIEVPAVTAEELDAPATGETTAIVRSRVLAARARQQHRYRDDRRVSCNAMADGDLLTRHATPDDEGRGLLQDATKRLRLSARGYHRILRVARTIADLAEIDIVRRTHIAEALMYRQMVYRRG; from the coding sequence ATGACCGCACATGTAACAACCGTGGCCTTTGCCGGCATTGATACCATTGCGGTGGATGTTCAGGTTCAAATGGCCAGCGGCCTGCCCGCCTTTACCATTGTCGGCCTGCCCGACAAGGCGGTGTCCGAAGCCCGCGAACGGGTGCGTTCCGCCCTTTCGGCAATGGGGCTTTCATTGCCGCCCAAACGCATCACCATCAATCTTGCTCCGGCCGATTTGCAAAAGGAAGGCTCGCATTTTGACCTGCCGATTGCCCTGGGCCTGTTGGCCGTGATGGATGTGATCAGCCTGGAAGACGTTTCTTCCTGGGTGGTTTTGGGGGAATTGGGGCTGGATGGCTCCATTTCGCCGGTGGGTGGTGTTTTACCTGCGGCAATGGAGGCAGCGGGGCGTGATTGCGGCATTATTTGCCCCAAACGCAATGGTAGCGAAGCCCTGTGGGCGGGCGAGCTTGATATTCTCGCCGCCCCCAGCCTGATTTCCCTGATCAATCATTTTAAAGGCAGCCAGATTTTACCCTGGCCGGTCGCCGTTACAGCTCCCGTGTTTTTGGAAGACCAGCCTGATCTGCGTGACATCAAGGGCCAGGAAAGTGCCAAACGGGCGCTGGAAATTGCGGCGGCGGGTGGACATAATTTATTGATGAACGGGCCACCCGGGTCCGGCAAATCGATGCTGGCAGCACGCCTGCCTGGCCTGTTGCCGGATCTGTCCGCGACCGAGGCTCTGGAAAGCACCGTGATCCATTCGGTGTCGGGGATGTTGCCCGAAGGTGGGCTGGTACGAAGGCGGCCCTACCGCACCCCGCACCATTCGGCCAGTATGCCCGCCCTGGTGGGCGGTGGGCATAGGGTGCGGCCTGGCGAAATTTCCCTGGCCCATCACGGGGTATTGTTTTTGGATGAGTTACCGGAATTTCAGCGCAATGTGCTTGATGCGCTGCGCCAGCCGCTGGAAACCGGGCAGGTATCGGTGGCACGCGCCAATGCCCATGTGACCTATCCGGCGCGGGTACAATTGGTGGCGGCGATGAATCCGTGTCGGTGCGGCTATCTGGGCGATGAGAACATGGCGTGCAGCCGCGCCCCGCGCTGTGGCGAGGATTATCAAAACCGTCTTTCCGGCCCGCTGATTGACCGTTTTGATATTCAGATCGAGGTTCCCGCTGTTACGGCCGAGGAACTGGATGCCCCGGCTACTGGCGAAACCACGGCCATTGTGCGCAGCCGCGTGCTTGCGGCCCGTGCCCGCCAGCAGCATCGTTACCGCGATGATCGCCGGGTCAGTTGCAACGCAATGGCCGATGGTGACCTTTTGACACGCCATGCCACCCCCGATGACGAAGGCCGTGGCCTGCTTCAGGATGCAACAAAACGTTTGCGGCTTTCTGCCCGGGGCTATCACCGCATTTTACGGGTGGCGCGCACGATTGCGGACCTTGCCGAAATCGATATTGTTCGGCGGACACACATTGCCGAAGCCCTGATGTACCGACAGATGGTCTATCGTCGCGGATAA
- the rlmN gene encoding 23S rRNA (adenine(2503)-C(2))-methyltransferase RlmN, translating into MTDSDVLHTANSDMAPSHQNSDASKPGLADFVARAKGGLTADGRKDLIGMTREELTEVLSGMGESKFRVKQLWNWMYNRGVTSIDGMTNISVKLRERLSQDYVIGRPVLTADQLSEDGTHKWLMRFGDGNEAEAVYIPDRHEERGAVCVSSQVGCTLTCKFCHTGTQLLVRNLTPGEIISQFMVARDSYGEWPTPANGVRRLSNIVMMGMGEPLFNYENVRDALRIAMDGEGISISRRRITLSTSGVVPEIVRAGEDLGVGLAISLHAPEDDLRNEIMPINKKYPLKELMDACRHYPGMSNSRPITMEYVMLKGVNDQPEHARALAKLVKGVHCKFNLIPFNKWPGSDYECTPTSGIKKFANTLNEYGYEAPIRWPRGRDILAACGQLKSESQRQRKSRVCKGETAATTNSDTVAAQ; encoded by the coding sequence ATGACCGACAGCGATGTCTTACACACCGCCAATAGCGATATGGCCCCGTCGCATCAGAATTCTGATGCGTCAAAGCCCGGTCTGGCCGATTTTGTTGCCCGTGCCAAAGGCGGATTAACCGCCGATGGCCGCAAGGACCTGATTGGCATGACCCGCGAGGAACTGACAGAAGTTCTTTCCGGGATGGGTGAAAGCAAGTTTCGCGTCAAACAGCTTTGGAACTGGATGTATAACCGCGGTGTCACCAGCATTGATGGCATGACCAATATTTCGGTCAAACTGCGCGAACGCTTAAGCCAGGATTATGTCATCGGTCGCCCCGTCCTGACGGCTGACCAATTGAGCGAGGATGGCACCCATAAATGGCTGATGCGTTTTGGTGATGGTAATGAAGCCGAAGCCGTTTACATCCCGGATCGCCATGAAGAACGCGGTGCGGTATGTGTGTCCTCCCAGGTGGGCTGCACGCTGACCTGCAAGTTCTGCCATACCGGCACCCAGCTTCTGGTGCGCAACCTGACACCGGGCGAAATCATCAGCCAGTTCATGGTGGCGCGCGACAGCTATGGCGAATGGCCGACCCCGGCCAATGGTGTGCGCCGCCTGTCCAACATCGTCATGATGGGCATGGGCGAGCCGCTGTTTAACTATGAAAATGTCCGCGATGCCCTGCGCATTGCCATGGATGGCGAAGGCATTTCGATTTCGCGCCGCCGGATTACCCTGTCAACCTCTGGCGTGGTCCCCGAAATTGTCCGGGCGGGCGAGGATCTGGGTGTTGGTCTGGCAATTTCGCTGCATGCGCCGGAAGATGATCTGCGCAATGAAATCATGCCGATCAACAAGAAATACCCGCTGAAAGAACTGATGGATGCCTGCCGCCATTATCCCGGCATGTCCAATTCGCGCCCCATCACGATGGAATATGTGATGCTGAAAGGTGTCAATGACCAGCCCGAACATGCGCGGGCACTGGCAAAACTGGTGAAGGGTGTTCACTGCAAATTCAACCTGATTCCGTTCAATAAATGGCCGGGATCGGATTATGAATGCACGCCAACATCGGGCATCAAGAAATTTGCCAATACGCTCAATGAATATGGCTATGAAGCACCAATCCGCTGGCCCCGTGGCCGGGATATTCTGGCAGCCTGTGGTCAGTTAAAATCGGAAAGCCAGCGCCAGCGTAAATCACGCGTTTGCAAAGGCGAAACTGCAGCCACCACCAACAGCGACACGGTTGCTGCACAGTAA
- a CDS encoding outer membrane lipoprotein carrier protein LolA has protein sequence MGLNLRFATTAKKIASAVRPLALTALLAGTAITGLPFVGTGMFAPASAQADEAIKLTSEQQKDVSRIEDYMNGITTLKADFVQISSDGGAAKGEVYMQRPGKMRFEYAPPSQILLVATGHDFIYYDKEINAPTYFNIDETPAGLILADKVSLSRDVQIIDFRRTAETIRIKLIRKSDPGAGNVTLVFQDNPLQLRQWVVEDATGIETTVTLYNTQEGMKLDPELFKFKRIWVGRGN, from the coding sequence ATGGGTTTAAATTTGCGCTTCGCCACGACTGCCAAAAAAATTGCATCTGCGGTTCGTCCGCTTGCTTTAACAGCCCTGTTGGCCGGAACCGCCATTACCGGTTTGCCTTTTGTCGGCACTGGCATGTTTGCACCGGCAAGTGCCCAGGCTGACGAGGCCATAAAACTGACAAGCGAACAGCAAAAAGACGTTTCCCGGATCGAAGATTACATGAACGGGATCACGACGCTAAAGGCCGACTTTGTCCAGATCTCGTCGGATGGCGGGGCGGCCAAGGGCGAAGTTTACATGCAGCGACCGGGCAAGATGCGCTTTGAATATGCGCCGCCCTCGCAAATCCTGCTGGTCGCGACCGGGCATGATTTCATCTATTACGACAAGGAAATCAACGCCCCGACCTATTTCAACATTGATGAAACCCCGGCAGGGCTGATTCTGGCCGACAAGGTTTCTTTGAGCCGCGATGTCCAGATCATCGATTTCCGCCGCACGGCCGAAACCATTCGCATCAAGCTGATCCGCAAATCCGACCCGGGGGCAGGCAATGTGACCCTGGTTTTCCAGGATAACCCTTTGCAATTGCGCCAATGGGTTGTCGAGGATGCCACCGGCATTGAAACCACGGTAACGCTTTATAATACCCAGGAAGGCATGAAACTGGACCCCGAACTGTTTAAATTCAAACGGATCTGGGTTGGTCGGGGAAATTAA
- a CDS encoding GNAT family N-acetyltransferase, whose protein sequence is MTDLMFRYATRSDLPAIVALLADDEKGKTREQLTDPLPECYYRAFDHMESVSSDTLPNKYLLAICDAEIVGCLQLTLIPGLSRQGRLRAQIEGVRVSSHHRGKKIGEALILRAIDISRDLGASLVQFTTDKSRKDAHRFYERLGFVASHEGMKRDI, encoded by the coding sequence ATGACCGACCTGATGTTTCGCTACGCCACCCGATCGGACCTGCCTGCCATCGTGGCCCTGCTGGCCGATGACGAAAAAGGCAAAACCCGTGAACAGCTAACGGACCCGCTGCCCGAATGCTATTACCGCGCCTTTGACCATATGGAATCGGTCAGCAGCGACACCCTGCCCAATAAATATCTGCTTGCCATTTGTGATGCGGAAATTGTCGGATGCCTGCAACTAACCCTGATTCCCGGCCTCTCACGTCAGGGCCGTTTAAGGGCACAGATCGAGGGGGTACGGGTATCCTCACATCATCGCGGCAAAAAAATCGGTGAAGCACTGATCCTGCGGGCAATTGATATCTCGCGCGATCTTGGGGCCAGCCTGGTACAATTTACCACCGATAAAAGCCGCAAGGATGCCCACCGCTTTTATGAAAGGCTGGGTTTTGTCGCCAGCCACGAAGGCATGAAACGCGACATCTGA
- a CDS encoding EI24 domain-containing protein: MINDFMKSLAQFSDPRFRRVLLIGVGGAIITIVALWAAIGFALNSIDFFTNGGWLETAVDWLLGVGLAVLVLLLFPSVTVLISSLLLDQVAEAVEEKHYPNLPQPRPQPIVEALVSGLKFALTALLLNILILPLLITGPFYVIAFYGMNGYLLSREYFELVAARRYDIPTMTAFRKRRQMKLWIAGVGLTFLMTIPIVNLVAPILATAFMVHYCIRLGAFQPGAAAA; the protein is encoded by the coding sequence ATGATCAATGATTTCATGAAATCCCTGGCCCAGTTTTCCGATCCCCGATTTCGCCGGGTACTCCTGATCGGGGTTGGCGGTGCGATTATCACCATTGTGGCCTTATGGGCAGCAATCGGCTTTGCCCTCAATTCGATTGATTTTTTCACCAATGGCGGCTGGCTGGAAACAGCTGTTGACTGGCTTTTGGGTGTTGGCCTGGCGGTTCTGGTTTTGCTGTTATTTCCGTCTGTCACGGTTTTGATCAGCAGCCTGCTGTTGGACCAGGTTGCCGAGGCGGTTGAGGAAAAACATTATCCGAATCTGCCGCAGCCCCGGCCACAGCCTATTGTCGAGGCGCTGGTCAGCGGTCTCAAATTTGCGCTGACGGCATTGTTGCTCAATATTCTGATTTTGCCGCTGCTCATTACCGGCCCGTTTTATGTTATCGCCTTTTACGGCATGAACGGTTATTTGCTCTCGCGCGAGTATTTTGAACTGGTCGCCGCTCGCCGCTATGATATTCCCACCATGACTGCCTTTCGCAAACGCCGTCAGATGAAATTATGGATTGCCGGAGTTGGCCTGACCTTCCTGATGACCATTCCGATTGTCAATCTGGTGGCACCCATCCTCGCAACGGCCTTCATGGTACATTACTGCATCCGTCTTGGCGCCTTCCAGCCCGGTGCTGCGGCCGCCTGA
- a CDS encoding class I SAM-dependent methyltransferase: MSDLLPFLRAWVADPRRVAAISPSGPALTELMTREVNPENGPVLELGPGTGVFTRGLLARGLDQRELTLIEAGQDFAQTLANRFPQARVVCMDATRLGKANLYPEQNLGTVISGLPLLSMNPRQVMGVLDGSFRYLRHGGCFYQFTYSPRCPVHASILSRLGLKAARVGHTMRNVPPSGVYRFSRLKDDETWFG, encoded by the coding sequence ATGTCCGATCTTTTGCCGTTTTTACGCGCCTGGGTCGCTGATCCCAGACGTGTTGCCGCCATCAGCCCCTCCGGGCCCGCCCTGACCGAACTTATGACCCGCGAGGTCAACCCTGAAAATGGCCCGGTTCTGGAACTTGGCCCGGGGACCGGTGTTTTTACCCGTGGCCTTCTGGCGCGCGGCCTTGATCAGCGCGAGCTGACACTGATCGAAGCAGGGCAGGATTTTGCCCAAACCCTTGCCAATCGTTTCCCGCAGGCGCGTGTTGTGTGCATGGATGCCACCCGGCTGGGCAAAGCCAACCTTTACCCCGAACAGAATCTGGGTACGGTCATCAGTGGTTTGCCGCTGCTATCGATGAATCCGCGTCAGGTGATGGGGGTTCTGGATGGGTCATTTCGTTATTTGCGGCACGGCGGATGTTTTTATCAATTCACCTACAGCCCGCGCTGCCCGGTCCATGCCAGCATTCTAAGCCGCCTGGGCCTGAAAGCGGCACGGGTTGGTCATACCATGCGCAATGTTCCGCCGTCGGGTGTTTACCGGTTTTCCCGCCTTAAAGATGACGAAACCTGGTTTGGCTGA